One genomic region from Lycium ferocissimum isolate CSIRO_LF1 unplaced genomic scaffold, AGI_CSIRO_Lferr_CH_V1 ctg5420, whole genome shotgun sequence encodes:
- the LOC132044898 gene encoding uncharacterized protein LOC132044898, with amino-acid sequence MVKGVHRLSKIGIRLSDSEVGGVIAQNMAYSCLVIEVREKQFGDSYLLQMKEGIHEHKASAFEQGGDGGTMRYRGRLYILDVDGLREWIMSEDHNFSIGMALFETLFERSYRSPIGWFKFREVELLGLDLVYQAMEKRDLEFEVNDWVFLKLSPMKGGMRFVFHVSMLRKCVGDPSLIVPTDSITVNDNLTYEGDPVKILDHHVHKLRTEEVASVKVLWRSQKVEEATWETEEDMKSNYPYLFEESVEINEGIVPSPLRSFLLQFLHYRIHSLEPS; translated from the exons ATGGTGAAAGGAGTTCACCGCTTATCCAAGATAGGAATTCGACTTTCAGACTCTGAAGTGGGTGGAGTTATTGCCCAGAACATGGCTTATTCCTGCTTAGTCATTGAAGTTAGAGAGAAGCAGTTTGGTGATTCCTACTTGTTGCAgatgaaagaggggattcacgaACATAAAGCGTcagcttttgaacaagggggagatggcGGTACCATgagataccgaggcagattataCATTctagatgtagatgggctcagagagtGGATTATGTCAGAGGATCACAATTTCAG tattgggatggcacTGTTTGAAACCCTTTTTGAGCGAAGTTATAGATCGCCAATTGGTTGGTTTAAATTTAGGGAAGTAGAGTTGTTAGGGCTggatttggtctatcaggctatggagaag AGAGATTTAGAGTTTGAagttaatgactgggtatttctTAAGctctcacctatgaagggtggcatgagatttg tgtttcatgtgtcaatgttgagaaagtgtgtgggagacccgTCATTGATTGTTCCGACTGATAGCATAACAGTCAATGATAATTTGACTTATGAAGGAGACCCAGTGAAAATCCTTGATCACCATGTTCACAAGTTGAGGACTGAGGAGGTAGCCTCAGTAAAGGTTTTGTGGCGAAGTCAAAAAGTTGAAGAGGCCACATGGGAAaccgaagaagacatgaagtccaaCTATCCCTATCTCTTTGAAGAATCAGTAGAAATCAATGAAGGTATTGTACCTTCCCCCCTCAGATCTTTCCTTCTACAATTTCTACATTATCGCATTCACTCGTTAGAGCCATCTTAG